A DNA window from Fragaria vesca subsp. vesca linkage group LG3, FraVesHawaii_1.0, whole genome shotgun sequence contains the following coding sequences:
- the LOC101306615 gene encoding putative ribonuclease H protein At1g65750-like gives MVCNFWNAEGWDVELLLSVLPRNNVNFIINVPTGFNECGDDIRIWNSTSNGQFSVKCAYNSLFDLSEPVNPQWSALWNFDLPPKLKTFLWTLLHKKLLTNVQRVTRGFASNPACPICHSNGWINASLHCHTAIQDNIRWKCLFIFICWFIWKWRNKQVFEPGFVLPACFKNMIWDYAIEWKKTKLKSNENSMFSYTMLSWKRPPENFFKLNVDGTRTSPSGKIGAGGVIRNHCGDWIIGFHINLEVGEILDAEAWGLFHGLKLAVDLNIKNLVIESNSAVLVQLMQNSNFDIHPLGSLLCGCKNMMNKMDDA, from the exons ATGGTCTGTAATTTTTGGAATGCTGAGGGCTGGGATGTGGAACTTCTTCTTTCTGTTCTTCCTCGTAATAATGTGAATTTCATCATTAATGTTCCAACTGGTTTTAATGAGTGCGGTGATGATATTAGAATTTGGAACTCTACTTCTAATGGTCAGTTTTCTGTAAAGTGTGCATATAATTCCCTTTTTGACTTGTCTGAACCTGTGAATCCTCAATGGAGTGCCTTATGGAACTTTGATCTGCCCCCAAAACTTAAGACCTTTTTGTGGACTTTACTTCACAAGAAATTGCTTACCAATGTTCAACGAGTTACTAGAGGTTTTGCTTCTAATCCTGCTTGCCCCATTTGTCATTCT AATGGATGGATTAATGCTTCTCTCCACTGTCATACTGCTATTCAAGATAATATCAGATGGAAGTGCTTGTTTATTTTCATCTGTTGGTTTATTTGGAAGTGGAGAAATAAACAGGTTTTTGAGCCTGGCTTTGTTCTTCCTGCTTGCTTCAAGAATATGATATGGGATTATGCTATTGAATGGAAGAAAACTAAGTTGAAATCCAATGAAAATTCCATGTTCAGCTATACTATGCTTTCATGGAAAAGGCCTCCTGAGAATTTTTTCAAGTTAAATGTTGATGGAACTAGGACTTCTCCTTCTGGTAAAATAGGTGCTGGTGGTGTTATTAGAAATCATTGTGGAGACTGGATTATTGGATTTCATATTAATCTTGAAGTTGGTGAAATCTTGGATGCTGAAGCATGGGGTCTTTTTCATGGTCTGAAGCTGGCTGTTGATTTGAATATCAAAAACTTAGTGATTGAATCTAATTCTGCTGTCTTGGTCCAACTGATGCAAAATTCCAACTTTGATATTCATCCTTTGGGTTCCCTTCTTTGTGGTTGCAAAAACATGATGAACAAGATGGATGATGCTTAG